From a single Micromonospora carbonacea genomic region:
- a CDS encoding glucose-6-phosphate dehydrogenase assembly protein OpcA: MIGLWDTTGNEVVKALAAERRSAGGVASGMALTLIVVVDEKRVREAEAAATIAAAAHPCRLLVVVRSDIERDRNRLDAEIVVGGRLGPCEAVVTRMYGRLALHAESVVMPLLVPDVPVVTWWHGEPPAEIATDFLGVVADRRITDSAQADDPIAALRQRARDYAPGDTDLAWTRITPWRTLVAGAFDTTEARVTEARVVAPPTDPTAALMCGWLTSRLGIAPRWEPAPDAPRMREVQLSCANGDELTLTRDDSVATFRRTGQDDRQLPLTRRPLGDELAEELRRLDADQVYAEALGAMAGLRGLQQRPAQRVHVWKDPATAKRAEAGISAHAGTSTNE, translated from the coding sequence TTGATCGGGCTGTGGGACACCACCGGCAACGAGGTGGTCAAGGCGCTCGCCGCCGAGCGGCGCAGCGCGGGCGGGGTGGCCAGCGGCATGGCGCTCACCCTGATCGTGGTGGTCGACGAGAAGCGGGTCCGCGAGGCGGAGGCGGCGGCGACCATCGCCGCCGCCGCCCACCCGTGCCGGCTGCTCGTGGTGGTCCGCTCCGACATCGAGCGGGACCGCAACCGCCTCGACGCGGAGATCGTCGTCGGCGGGCGGCTCGGCCCGTGCGAGGCCGTGGTCACCCGGATGTACGGCCGGCTGGCGCTGCACGCCGAGTCGGTGGTGATGCCGCTGCTGGTGCCGGACGTGCCCGTGGTGACGTGGTGGCACGGCGAGCCGCCGGCCGAGATCGCGACGGACTTCCTGGGCGTCGTCGCCGACCGGCGGATCACCGACTCGGCGCAGGCCGACGACCCGATCGCGGCGCTGCGCCAGCGGGCCCGCGACTACGCGCCGGGCGACACGGACCTGGCGTGGACCCGGATCACCCCGTGGCGCACGCTGGTCGCCGGGGCGTTCGACACCACCGAGGCGCGGGTGACCGAGGCCCGGGTGGTGGCCCCGCCGACCGACCCGACGGCGGCGCTGATGTGCGGCTGGCTGACCAGCCGGCTCGGCATCGCCCCGCGCTGGGAGCCCGCGCCGGACGCGCCCAGGATGCGCGAGGTGCAGCTCAGCTGCGCCAACGGCGACGAGCTGACCCTCACCCGGGACGACAGCGTGGCGACCTTCCGGCGCACCGGGCAGGACGACCGGCAGTTGCCGCTGACCCGCCGGCCGCTCGGCGACGAGCTGGCCGAGGAGCTGCGCCGGCTGGACGCCGACCAGGTCTACGCCGAGGCGCTGGGGGCGATGGCCGGCCTCCGGGGGTTGCAGCAGCGACCCGCCCAGCGGGTGCACGTCTGGAAGGACCCGGCGACGGCGAAGCGGGCCGAGGCGGGGATCAGCGCCCACGCCGGCACGAGCACCAACGAGTGA